The Spinacia oleracea cultivar Varoflay chromosome 2, BTI_SOV_V1, whole genome shotgun sequence DNA segment aagtaaaaaggctaagaAAGTAAAagtaaacgaaacatgataaatgaaagtgaaagacctggtccGTTTGTcagtatatgttcacaagttacgattctcggtcatgcatgtactcATGGGGcctccgcccattgagccaaggctctcatatTTTCGGGTCTTGTCCCTATATTTTATGGGCACCgatccatcgtggaagacgttccaccatgtcatacttgccaacgGCTAGCATGTTAATAAAatgttatgaatgaattaaatatatgattttataaaatattttacattattctattctccctttGTTATTaactaaaatgagttgaaatgaatttacgttggtAGAATaattcgttactgagtcttcggctcaccatttttgttttctgttttaggtactgcagggaacgatggaaacgagtaatggcgaggatttcactttaataatgtTCACCTAGTTaatgttttaagtttttatagtttaattaaagacttttagtaagttacgTACTTGTATTTTGGCTAATAAAAAGATTGTTATGTTAATTTGGAGATTTAATAGCTTATtttatgatgttgccttgtaatttccaagagggagttacggtcAGTAATGTTCTGACCGAATTAGGtgaattccgctgcgtaattatATGAATTAGAGGTCGGAGCGTTACAAATTCAGTTCAACTCTAAAGAACAAGACCTAAGTTAAGTTTCGATCGAGTTAAAAACCAAGGTGAAAGGATACAAGTCATACAGCTGGATCAAACTATTTCACGTAAAGTTTGGGATTCATATCGGGTGATTGAGTCGGGCAACAAATATGGATCAGTTTTACCAGGTTTAATAAGGATGACCGGAGTTTATAAGatattaaaaatgaaataatatcGAATTATATTCACCCTTCCTAAAAAGAAAGATATCGCAATTGAAAAAAAACGAATAAAATAATACTTCCTACGATTTTTTACTTGcaacgtttgtcactttcacgcatgtcaatgcacatctttaatcattaatatattcaagaaaaaattaaaaaatcttgATATGTTGAAAATATTCATTGAGATAAATCTAACATAATCACTCACGACTATATTTTATCTTACCTATAAATCACCaataatagtcaaagtagaatatATGAACAGTGTAAAAAATCTGAACGTTACAAGTATTAAAAAGCGGAGGAAATATGTTTAATAGAGTATATGATATCttagtaaaataataaaatattctcaaaaatcaataaataacaaaaataacCTAGAAATCCTAAAGATGGTAAAACTAGATTGATTTTCTTGAAAAATAGGGGTTTAGCAATAAAAACCCAAAACCGCTTTCGAATCCCCCCTTCCTTTTTTCGAGAATCAAATCTCCGAAaataaatcccaaaaaaaaaacccagaaaGTCCAATTTCAACAATGCACTCGTATAAGTACAGACAAGAATTACCCAGAATCGTgcaaaacccagaaaaaaagGGGTAATTAGGAAGAAAATTACATTACTAGAGAGAATTATACTGTAATTAGAGAGAATTATAGTGTAATTAAGTAATGATGTTGAGTGGTAAATTGTTGTTTAGGGGATTAAGTTGGGGGAAATACAAAGAAACAGAGTATGAAGGTTCAAGTCATGCTGGATTTGATCTCACGGCTGATATTTTACCGTCACTTGGTGCTAGAAGCCGCCGTAATAATCTCAGACGTTATGTTATTTCCCCGTTTGATGGCCGTTAcaggtaattttttttgttttttttaatctttgaCACTGTCCAAATTACTTGTTTTTTTCGGTTTTGTATGAACACTATAAATTTTGGTAAGTTTTTCTCCCTTTTGAGGTTTATATTAACACCAAATTTCGTTACAGAATCAAATCCTTTTCTggtttcataatttaaatttgcaattaaagttttctttttaatataaaattatgaaatttgcTCTGTTTTTCTCCATGGCACATAATGAAAGAAATTAATAGTGACCCGTAAGTTTAATGCCTATCAAGTTATGCAAATATCCATTATACAGTGTTTTAATGCCTACAAAATTACACAAATGTTCATGCATAAGAATATTCTAATGCCTAAAatgttatacttcgtataaggaATGTGTGTGTTAGATTAGGTAATTAATCACTGTTTTATTATATAAATATTCGGTTGTATATTTCTTAGGATATTTTTACTTGATAAGTAATTGTGTTCATAATCTATTATTAACCATCTGCATTCATGTAaggataaatttaaatttaaaataattaattaagctaAAAGTGTAAAAGGAAAAACTTTTGTTTTGTCAAAAAAGGGTCTATTGGGAAGATTGCTAGACCCCACATGGAAGctttaaatatttttaaaatccaTAATAAGAGTTGATGTTATGAATCTTGTGACCCATTTTTGCATGCAATGTGTTTCATGAATTGTCGCTTTGAAAAGGTTAAAAACTTGTCCAATGTGTGTATTTGTTCCATAACTTTCAGCCAATTTCTGCCAATCTTACATGTTGTTTTGTTACTTTGTCTTCTATTTCTTCCCCTCTTAAAAGATTGTTTCATTGTTGACAATTTGAAAGTTTCAAGTGTACATAAATAATTTCATGACAACAATGAGTTTTTGAAAAGAGGAACTCAATAGTTAATATGAACGCGTTAtcaaatacggagtagtttgaACAAAAATGAAAGCAACCAAAAGGGggaatacttttttttttttttttcacttttccCCCTTTGGGGACATTGAGACAGAGGATGGAGAGACCCATCTCAGAAATGTGTTACCAAACACATATTCGATGGGTAGGCGGCAATTTCATcattattttgaatttttttgagtacCATACTTAAAAATGAAcacaatttttggaattttgagTACCATTTTTGAGCTTCTGAGTACCATATTTGAACTTATGAGTACTATATTTGAACTTATGAGTACcatatttgaaattattttggtCTGATAAAACATATATGAGATTGGAATATAGTTCCTCCATTGAGACATGCATATACATAAAACGTGACTCTAGTTAAGGGGAAGAAAGTATTTAATGTGACGCGTTATCAAATACTTTTTAGAAATTGAGGTAGTAGTTTGTACTCCCTCCGCCTCTTAATACTCGTACCGGTTTGACCAACACATAATTTTAGgcaatttaatatatagttAGTGAGATATGTGTCAAATAAAGGGGTGGTGATGGGGTAGAGGTGCGtgggggttgaattttttaatgtttgtTTTAGGAAGTAGGAATACATGTGGGTcataatattagtaaaagtatgtcatttatagaaatgtggcgagtattaagggacgactttATAAAGAAAGCGGGacgaatattaagggacggagggattaattttttgttgaagACGTGTTTAAGGAATGTGGCAGTTTCCATAGGACCGTATAAGATATATCTACACAATGTGAAGCAATGAGATATGGGAGATCTTAGAATGATATGATATGGGCTAGTGAAATTTCAAGAATAAGGGTTGATAATGAAAACTGGACATCCTATTCTTTCGAGTTTTTCTCTGATTTTTTCGACTTCTTATAAGTACATTTTAATCCTCTAATCTTCTTACTTGGTTTAAACATTACTCCATAATTTAGTTACACGAATACCAGTGTTCAAATTATACCATGGAGTATTTGAATTCAATGGACCATGGATTAAAGTTTTCTGGATCCGCCACTAATAGCAAGTTGTCTTACTGATTCTAGTCACGTGGGTATATGGAAATTCTAGACTAAGATTCCATATAGAACTACTCGGTATTCCCTCCGTTTATGAATACTTGTAACATTTTGACTTTTGCAATATTCATACATTAATGATGAACATATTTTCATATTGATatataaaaaatcaaatattattGTGTAATAGGTTGTTAGATTAGTCTTGATGtatatttttcaaattcaaattttataattttgctaatatataatttcatatatAATTTTGCTAAACTCTTGCAAGAAAGGGGAGGAGTATACAAAAAGAATGAGAGGGAGtatgttgtacttgtatgtaTTCTGTCAAATGGTTTCTTTTAGTCTCTTCCTTAAGTAATATTTTTGTTTGGCTGCAGGATATGGGAATATTTTCTGGTAATTTTGGTTCTGTACACTGCTTTTATCTCTCCATTCGAATTTGGTTTTCTTGATAGGCCGAGAATGCCATTCTCAATCATGGATAATATTGTGAATGTGTTCTTTGCTCTAGATATCATCCTTACTTTCTTTGTTGCATACCTCGATAAAAAAACATACGTACTTGTTGATGATCGAAAAGTTATTGCCAAGAGTTACATTTGGAGCTTGAAGTTTCCTTTGGATATCTTCTCCATTGTCCCCTCTGAAGCTGTTCAGAAGATTTTCCCTGCTAATCTACATATTTATGGTGTGTTCAATGTGTTCCGTCTTTGGCGTCTAACCAGAGTTAGTCGCCTCTTTAGCCGGTATATATACATCTCTTTTCAAGTGATGCAAGTCCATTAAGAAGAAGTATTAAAACTGATGTATACTCACATCTTATCCAATATTATATTAACAGGTTGGAGAAATGTAGGGATGTTAACTACTTCTTGGTTCGATGTATTAAGCTTGTTTTTGTAAGTACTATACTTAATCTGTTATTAATTAAAAGGTTTTTTATGGCTAATGCTTATATATACTTGATTTTAGGATTAATGTTAGTCGAATTTGTAACTTTTTCAGGTGACCCTTTTTACAGTGCATTGTGCTGGGTGTGTGTATTATCATCTTGCTGCAAATTATCGTCATAATAAGGCTACATCATTTGGTGAATATACCATGGAGGATTTCCTTAAGATGAGTAAGTGGAGTCGATATGTGATGTCGGTTTACTGGGCTATCACTACTATGACAACTGTTGGCTATGGTGATTTGCATCCTGTCAACGAACTCGAGATGCTTTTCGACATTTTCTTTATGCTATTCAACCTTGGACTCACTTCATACCTGATAGGAAACATGACCAACTTGGTTGTTCATGGAAGCAGCCGCACTAGAACATATGTAAGTCGTCCACTTTCTAAATAGTTTTACTTTTAACAGTCAATGGCGAGTTTTTTTTGGTTTCATTCAGCTGTTTTATTTTAACAGAGGGATAGTATTCAAGCAGCTTCAGGTTTTGCACAAAGGCATCAGCTTCCTCAACGTTTGCAAGAACAGATGCTTTCACATATTTGTTTGAAGTATAGAACAGATTCCGAAGGACTGCAGCAACAAGAGATTCTCGATTCCTTACCTAAAGCAATCAGATCGAGCATTTCAATTCATCTTTTCTACTCTCTTGTAGATAAGGTGTATTTGTTCCGTGGTGTGTCCAATGACCTCCTCTTTCAGCTGGTACTATCCTTACTCATTCTTGCCCCATATGTAACATACTGTCTTGTGTTCTTTTGATCATCTTCATGACAATTTCCTTTCATTTGTCTGCGTATGATCTGAAGGTGTCACAGATGAAAGCAGAGTTCTTTTCTCCAAATGAAGATGTCATTCTTCAAAATGAAGCGCCTACTGACTTCTACATAGTTGTCAATGGAAAATTGGATCTTATTCAGTCCAAAAATGGATTAGAACAGGATATTGGAGAGGCGAAAAAGGGTGATATATGTGGTGAAGTTGCTGTACTTTGTTATAGGCCTCAACTGTTTACTGTGAGAACCAGGCGACTGTGTCAGTTGTTGAGGATAAATCGTACAAATTTCTTGAACATTGTGCAGTCCAATGTAGGAGATGGGAACATAATCATGAACAATCTCTTACAGGTAATTTGCATAATaaaatttaagtttttttttttatcagatACTATTCTGCTTGATTCTTGAGAACATACTTGCAGCATCTGAATGTTATTGTATTTTCCTTGGGTAGCATCTGAAAGAGCAGGAGCACAATAATGACAACATCTCAAAGGAGAGTTTAGCGGTGATAGAGAACATGATAGGTCATGGTACGATTGATTTACCACTTAGCCTATGTTTTGCTGCTATAAGAGGGGATGGTCATTTGATGCATCGGTTGCTGAAACGAGGACTTGATCCCAATGAATCAGAGAATGGTGGAAGGACAGCTCttgtatgttctttttttttccccCAGTTTTTCAAAACTTTACATAGGAGTGTTGGTCATTTATCTCTGGTTTCTGATTAGGTTTGCTTTACTTTTGATTGTCTTAAACTGTCAGCACATTGCAGCATCAAATGGAAGTGAAAAATGTGTGCGTCTCCTGCTAGACTATGGTGCTGATCCTGATTGCAAAGGTATATTTATCATTAGTTGAAAACTACTTGTACACCCCTGAAAAGGCTAGTTAAAGATGCAGGGGAAACATACTTTCTGACAAAGTTTTGGTTGTTTTTGTTACTGAATACAGATCAAGAAGGGAGCATACCATTATGGGATGCAATGCAGGGTGGTCATGAGGCGGTGGTGAAACATCTAAAAAACTACGGTGCTAACATTCTTGCTGGCGATGTAGGTCTGTATGCTTGTATAGCTGTTGAGAAAAACAACCTCGACCTCCTCAAAACAGTTGTTCGCGAGGGTGGTAATGTAACTGTCACAGCAGCTAGTGTTGTTTCGAAGTTCAATGGTAGCACAGCCCTGCACGTGGCGGTTAGCGAAGGAAACATCAACACCGTCGAGTATCTTCTTGATCAAGGTGCCCACATTGACTTGCCAGATATCCATGGTTGGACACCGCGAGCACTTGCTGAGCAGCAGGGTCATGAGCCTATATCTTCCCTGTTTCGAGCCAAGGCCGGGTCTAAACCTCAGACAGTACTCCAAGTCCCTGAAGAGAATAAAAAGAACGTGAGTTTCCTACTGCGACATGCTACTGCACCGACTTTCTCCAATAGTATGACACAAGAACACCTTAACTTATCCGAAGATGGATCAGGATCAGGATCAGGATCAGGGATGAGGCCGAGGAGGAAGGCTAATAATTACCGCAACTCAATCTTTGGGGTCATGTCGGCTGCTCAAAATGGACAAACTGATGATCCGTTTCCTGCAGTCATTGATCAATTAGATACCGGTAGACAGGGTGTTCATCAGCAGAAGTATGTTGCTCCTAGAGTGATCATTAGCTGGGCTCAAGGAGACCAGGTGGTGAAGAAGGTGCTTGTTGCAGTACCAAACAGCTTCGAGGAGTTACGAAATGTTGTTTCTAACAAGTTCGGATTCTCCCCCTCTCGATTCGAGTTCGATAATGGTGCTGAAGTTGATTGTATTGAGGTCATTAGAGATGGTGATCACCTTGTTCTCATCAAGGATGACACAATTTTGTAACCAATTATTATAGATTTCCATAAACTTggggattttgtttttttaggcCTTCACCCCTTTTAAATATAGTCAATTTTGATAGGAACTGAGAGTATTTCTGAGAGAAAATCGTTATTGTAAAAGTCAATTTTGATCACATGAGTTTTGTTTATATCTTTGTTCCATTTCATGGCCTATTGGTTTTGGAACctaatatttctttttttttaaatatcgtAGATGCTTTTTTAATCGTAAAGCTTATTAGCTTGATTGGTAGTGCTTTGTGAAATTACATAACGGTGTAGGTTCAAATCTTATGTAGCCTATTAAGCTTGCTGAAAGTAAGTAAAATTTTGTGGAAAAAAATACATGTAGCAGGGGTTGAGCCAACCGTTGTTAGTCAAGTACGTTACTCCTCTATGATAACGCTTTTATCTACAAAGTTTTTAACCTTATTTTCACCAATTTCAAGAAAACTAAATCAAGTTATGTGTAGATAAATTAAGCTAAGTTCATGAATATAAGGTTACCAAGTACTTCGTACAATGGTAATTGATTACAAAGTAATTAGTATCCGTGCAATGCATAATTTCATTAACTATTTTTGAACGTTTAGTTTATTCAAATGCTATGTCAATATGTGTGGCAAAGGTAATATCAAAGTAGGCATTAGTTACTAATTTGATTTTGCCAACAACTAAAAGGTTGTATTTAAATGCATAATGAAACGGGATCacttacttcctccgtcccattTTAAGTGTCACAAATGGACTTGGTCATA contains these protein-coding regions:
- the LOC110779920 gene encoding potassium channel AKT1, coding for MMLSGKLLFRGLSWGKYKETEYEGSSHAGFDLTADILPSLGARSRRNNLRRYVISPFDGRYRIWEYFLVILVLYTAFISPFEFGFLDRPRMPFSIMDNIVNVFFALDIILTFFVAYLDKKTYVLVDDRKVIAKSYIWSLKFPLDIFSIVPSEAVQKIFPANLHIYGVFNVFRLWRLTRVSRLFSRLEKCRDVNYFLVRCIKLVFVTLFTVHCAGCVYYHLAANYRHNKATSFGEYTMEDFLKMSKWSRYVMSVYWAITTMTTVGYGDLHPVNELEMLFDIFFMLFNLGLTSYLIGNMTNLVVHGSSRTRTYRDSIQAASGFAQRHQLPQRLQEQMLSHICLKYRTDSEGLQQQEILDSLPKAIRSSISIHLFYSLVDKVYLFRGVSNDLLFQLVSQMKAEFFSPNEDVILQNEAPTDFYIVVNGKLDLIQSKNGLEQDIGEAKKGDICGEVAVLCYRPQLFTVRTRRLCQLLRINRTNFLNIVQSNVGDGNIIMNNLLQHLKEQEHNNDNISKESLAVIENMIGHGTIDLPLSLCFAAIRGDGHLMHRLLKRGLDPNESENGGRTALHIAASNGSEKCVRLLLDYGADPDCKDQEGSIPLWDAMQGGHEAVVKHLKNYGANILAGDVGLYACIAVEKNNLDLLKTVVREGGNVTVTAASVVSKFNGSTALHVAVSEGNINTVEYLLDQGAHIDLPDIHGWTPRALAEQQGHEPISSLFRAKAGSKPQTVLQVPEENKKNVSFLLRHATAPTFSNSMTQEHLNLSEDGSGSGSGSGMRPRRKANNYRNSIFGVMSAAQNGQTDDPFPAVIDQLDTGRQGVHQQKYVAPRVIISWAQGDQVVKKVLVAVPNSFEELRNVVSNKFGFSPSRFEFDNGAEVDCIEVIRDGDHLVLIKDDTIL